The region acatcacagcctggtacggaaccAGCAATGACCCTGAACAGCAAACCCTCAAAAAGTACTGGATACGGCCCACTTcgtcatgagtaaagccctccccatctctgaacacatctacatgaaatgctgttgcaggaaatcagcatccatcaccagagatccccgccacccaggccgtgctcttttctcactgctgccatcaggtagaaggtactttccgtatcttggaagtcacctctcgtcCAATGTCGACCTtgatgacgagatccaacatcgtcttaaatgcgctggaacagcttttggacgtctccgaacaaaagtctttcatgatcgtgacatcccaacagacaccaaaatgttagtgtacaaagcagtggtgtcccaatgctcctgtatgcatcagaaacctggacaacatactgatgacatctgaaggcacttggaaagttccatcaacgctgtcttcgaaacatcttaaatatcagctgggaagatagaataACCAACGTcggtgtgctaaatgaagcaaaaacaagaagcattgaagcctacgtcatcaagaaccaactaagatggagcggtcttGTTGTTTGGATGAGAGACGAACGTctgccaaaacaaatcttctactcccagcttaaagaaggcaaacgtaaaagaggcggacaacagaagagattcaaagatgtcttaaaagccaacatgaagaaatgtaacatcgacatcaacaattgggaaaccaatgccaaggacaggaaactctggcaagccatcatccgagaagaaACAGCAACTTTccaagccaacagatgtgcagaattagaagaaaagagaagaaaatggaaagagaggcagcaacaaccaaagcccgatctacCATCTGCAACTATCTGTCCTGAATGccgaagaactttcaaagccaagattggactcataagccactgaGATCACAAGTAggtcaacagaacgaagaccatcattctcgacctcaagggatagccacaataacaagagcctcaggactcacaccaccaggttcaagaacagttacaacccGTCAACCACCagttgaacaaaagaggataactacactcgtcTAGTGAGATGTTCCTGCCACCaacgatctcactttaaggattcttcatcttgTTATTGCATGTTCACATCactcattgctatttatttatatttgcatttgcacagtccgTTAATTTCTGCCCTCTGATTGATCTTTTGTtggtcctgttatagttactattctatagagttGCTGAGCaggcctgcaggaaaatgaatcttccGGTTGTGTAtggggtgacatacatgtacttcggaataaaatttactctgaatTTTGCGTGATGGTGCGTTGTGAATATATTGATGGTGTAGTGACCACAGAGAAAGGTGcgtatgcactcagtggccactttattaggtactgattaatttaaataattaatttaaatcagccaatcatgcggcagcagcTCAgtacattaaagcatgcagacatggtcaaggggttcagttgttgttcagatcaaacatcagaatgggggagaaatgtggtctaagtggATTTGACCacagaataattgttggtgccagatggggtggtttgagtatctcagaaactgatctcctgggattttcacacagaacagttacagagaatggtgcaaaaaaaaaacaaaaataaatcaggtgaggggcAGCTctgagggtgaaaatgccttgttactgagagaagtcagaggagaatggccagactggttcaaggtgacagtaactgaagcaacatgttacaacagtggtgtgcagaagagcatctctgaatgcacaacatatcgaTCCTCCAAGTGGATCACAAAtggcagaagaccacgaacacaaacccagtggccactttatcagatacGGGAGGTACAGAACAAAGTGGCCCGAGTGTATATTACAGACTAattttctgaaataaaaatactTTGCATTTTCTGCTCCAAGCAGCCTTGTGTCCCGTAACCAAAAGTGTTTCTCCCTGAAGCAGTTTCTTCTTCTGTCTGTTGCTTGCCTTGTTGGTTTTTAACTTTCCTGCACTGTGTCTTTTCACGCCGTTACGTACTATTCAGATTGAGCCCTGGGAGAATTTGCACCCTCCTTTCCCCCAACTCTCCCTTTGTCTCACTCCATCAACCCCATTATATTTTTTTTATACTGAATTATATTATACATTAGGGTAGTCGGCATTATATTATATTTTTTTCCTATGTATATTTACAGTTCTCTGGGGTTGAATGTTCTGattgatttttttatatatgtgAAGTGGTTGGCCTgagtttttttccctttctttcagTGGGAGATTGGGGTGGATATTAATTTTACATAACTTTCTTTTGGGTGCTTTTTTTCCCTTCCTACTGTTATATCGGATTTGTTTGTAtagcactgtataaatctccattttgttgttCTTCGTAGTTTCTTGAAGAAACGCAtaaaaaatttaattttaaaaaaaccacCCATCATCTACACACTCAGCCCTGTTAAAATTTGGACtccttccccgcccccccccccaccccaccatctcaCTATTCCTGCTCCCATTTCACCCCATCGCCCCCGTCATCGACACCTAGGCACATGCCTCAATTACGCATTCTGGACATGTGACAAGCATGTGTGTGTATTTGTCTGCTGGGGAGGGTGACAGTAACAGTGAAGTCAGACACAGATTCCGATATTCTGTAGTTTATTATAAAATAGACAGGATTACAAAGAGACAGCGAGTTTCACAGTATACACAGCtgtcaccccctcacccccttcactcactgaaacccacctcacgaggctagtggggtgggggggccgAAGGGTCAGGAGTCATCCTTAGGAGAACAGGGAGTGGTgataggagagggggaaggggaggagcagagatgggagagggagaaatgtgCCAGAGagtttgggggggggagggataagGAGGGcaaaggggaatgggagagagacaGGAAAGGAGAGATGCGGGGCTGGGGGAAGATGAAGGGGTTGGGGAATTGCGGAAGGTGAAGGTGACAGGGAGGCAAAAAGGGAGATGGCTGGAGAGGGAGAGCTTTCAAAGGGGACAGGAAGACGGCAGGGAGAGGGGTAGGTgtagggagaaggggaaggagagaggtgagcaTTAGAggagttgggggagagatggggaggtaAAAAGGAGAGATGGAAGGGGGCAGAAGAATTTCTGATGTCTGACCCATGGGATGCTGGGAAGGGCCAGACTTTCAGAAATAAATTATAACgaaagtgaaattctgagagttTGCAGCCGTGGGAGGGAATGATGCAAATCCATCAGCAGGGACAGGATCCAATGGCTGCAGCTCCCAGGCCTGCGAGAGGTTCCGGGCCGGAGGTCATGTgcgagagatggggagggggtgtgaaAGGCCATGCTCAGGCTCGGCGTCTGGGGTAGAGGTGGGCATTAATCATCTCCCCCAATCCCAGCCTCCCTTCTCCCTCCACGTGCCATCCAGCAGCACAGGCTGGGGCCTGTCGTCACGGCAACGGGACTGCCCGCCACAGTGCCTGGGGTGTTTTTGTTTCTCGAGGAGGAGACACTCGCTTGGTTCCAGATTTGCCCCTCACCTCATGCCCCATGGTCATCCTCTGAGGCCTCAGCAAggaggctggggggtggggggcaggggaaggagcaAGCTCTGGGGTCAGAGATCATGAAAGCCAGACCTGGGGTCAGGGGTTACAGTGCCCCGGTTAAGTGCTATGAAGCTCACGCTCCGGTTGGTAGTTCGGGCTCAGGCCTGAGACGACAGGGAGCAAATCCAGAGTGTGCAGTGGCCTGGCGGGCACCTATGTCAAAGAGACTGTCAGATCCTGCTGAAGGGCCTGGCCAAAGCTGGCTTCAGTCAGAGGCTCAAGGAGCAGGAAGGAGGTGTTCTGGATCTCCAGCTCCTGATCCAGCAGCTGCTTGGCAGCAATCTGGTGAAcctgggggggggagagagagagcacagtCAGCCTCTGGAGTCAGAGCAGGGCGGTGAAATGGGACAATGGAAGTGTGGGAATCCCGGCGGAGGTTCATGCAGGGTGGGATTGGGCAACAGTGCAAATGTCCAGATCCAGCTGCTGGAGGCAGATGTGCCCGGGGGACGCAGCACAGGTGCTCTGGGTGGGGCTGTTGATCAAATCCCGAAGTGGAGCAGGGACCTTTGCTGGGTGTGGATCCCGGAGTGGAGCGGGAGGGGAGTCGGACTGATCGCAGAGAGAGGGACTGATCCCGGAGTGGAGTAGAATGGATCCCGGAGCGGAGCGGAACGGGAGAGGAGTCGGACTGATTGCAGAGCGAGGAACTGATCCCGGAGTGGAGCGGGAGAGGAATCGGAGTGGAATGGGATggatcaccagctgatatatccCTTACCTGCACAGTGATGAGTTTGTTTTCGATGGACTCTCTTTCGCTGAACTCCTCCCCAAAGCAGAGAGTCACCTGGTGCTGAGGGAGCACCCCTTTCCCTTGCCGATACTGCTCCAACTCTGCAGCGAAGCACAAGAAACGTTGGGAAACAGCCCATCATCCCTGACCCCCGACCCCCAACCCTTTCCCCTAACTGCTAACCCAGCCCCGAGCCCGACCCTTTCCCCTAACCGCTAACCCAGCCCCGAGCCCAACCCTTTCCCCTGACCGCTAACCCAGCCCCGAGCCCAACCCTTTCCCCTGACCGCTAACCCAACCCTTTCCCCTAACCGCTAACCCAGCCCCGAGCCCGACCCTTTCCCCTGACCGCTAACCCAGCCCCGAGCCCGACCCTTTCCCCTAACCGCTAACCCAGCCCCGAGCCCAACCCTTTCCCCTAACCGCTAACCCAGCCCCGAGCCCGACCCTTTCTCCTGACCACTAACCCAGCCCCGAGCCCGACCCTTTCTCCTGACCACTAACCCAGCCCCGAGCCCGACCCTTTCCCCTGACCGCTAACCCAGCCCCGAGCCCGACCCTTTCCCCTAACCACTAACCCAGCCCCGAGCCCGACCCTTTCCCCTGACCGCTAACCCAGCCCCGGCCACCCTGCTTAACCTCTCCAACCCCACAATCCCTGGGTTGTAACCCCTGAGCACCCTCCTCACCCAGCCAGCCCCTTGGACTCTCAGCTGCAACAAGTGATATCAACCTTCCATTGCACCCCCAGACGCCAACACCACCTCTGTGCACCCCCACTCCCGAACCTGAAccttgaccccccccccacacacacacacgaccagCGCCCGTGACCCCAGAGCCCCGCCGAGGGTTACCTACCGTCCTCGAAGGCTCTGCGGTCAAACAGCCTCTCCACCTTCGACCGCTCCAGCTTTCTGGGCCGGTCGGTCCGTGACACCCCGGGGCCGGTCCAGAAGACGCGGCCTTGGCAGAGACGCTGGGCGAAGATGCCATGGGCGTTGCTGTCCAGCATCACGCCCCGCTCCAGGAAGGTGAGCAGCTCCGCGGTGGCCATCCGTTTCACTGGGTCCCCGATGCAGGAGGCGGGCGGGAAGCGCAACTTCTCCAGGGCCTGGGACCCGAAGGAGGCTTCGCCGGCAGGCAGCGGTGGCAGCGCCGAGGACGAGATCTTGCAGCCGTGCCGCGTCACCGCGCTGCTCACCTCTACGCTGCCGTACCGGAAGGAGACGAACATGGCGTTGGGCTCTGTGCgccgggggtgggaggggggggaacAGGAAGGAGACAGCGAATTAGCTCAGGAGGGCTGCCCAGACATGGGGGCTCCCACAAAAGATGCCCGGCCCGCGAGAGCGCGATCCCTTCCCTCACCACCCGCGAGATCTCACTCTGCCCtcgagatctcccctcatcctccggAGCCCCTGATGAATACAGGAGTCCGTCTACTCATAGTCCACCCCTCTGACCCACACCTCCAACCCATCATcacaagcctgaagcctccagtcACAAGATCACCACGGTCACAACCCACCCCGCTATCGCGGACATCCTCACGAAGGACCCTCACCTTCCGGGACGCACGCTCCTCTCGTTCCCATCATCACCAAGAAACTACAGGAGCTAATGGTAAGAGAACCTCTCCTTccactctaccatcagatttctaaacccACAACCACCAGCTCACTGCTCCTCATTCACACGACTGGTAATTTATAATCATTGGAAAACCGatgagataaaggagcagaatgaggccactcggcccatcgagtctgctccgccatttcatcatggctgatccaatttccctctcagccccaatcttctccccgtatcccttcatgccctgaccagtgaagaatctatcatcctctgccttaaatacacccaatgccttggcctccactgctgcctgtggcaacgaattccacagattcaccaccctctggctaaagaaattcctcctcacccccattctaaaaggacgcccctgtattctgagactgtgtcctcttggtcttagactctcctatcacaggaaacatcctctgcacatccactctatcaagacctttcgatcagtttcaatgaggtcacccttcattcgtctgagttccagtgagtagaggcacaGAGCCGTCAAACACTCTTCATCTGACAAGCCCTTCAGTTTTAccggaggcaatggcaaaccaattctgcaGAAGAGTTGCCAAGATCAACCATGTCAAGGAAAGACCGTGATTGCCCACGTCACACAACACGGCGCATAATGAACGAACAatttactgtactgctgccacaaaacaacatatttcacaacaatAACCCTGATCCAGCTTtagagacagcttcttcccctcctccagcaCATTCCTGAACAGCTACTTCACTCTTCCTCGGGGTTAATAGCCCTGATCCGGGGAATTTTCGCTACCCTCCCTTGTTGCACGTTCTCTCCTTCCTACGCCCATCCCACCGAGTAACACACTCTCTACTGCCCCCGCCCCCCGGGTGCTGCCCACACCGCCCATTCGGATCCCACCCGTCTCTCCAGGCATCTGGCCCACCTCTCCGAGGTCTCTCGAGTATTCCTGCCTTCCTCTCCCGTGCTCCCCTTGTTCAGTAACTCTGCACCTTTCACTGACTCTCTCACTGCCCCCTTTACCCACCCACCTGCCCCTCTGCAACCACTCCACCTCTAACTCTCCCCtacacctcccctctctcccctcctctttttcctatcaccctctcccttctccatctccctccccctctattctgcctcttccccccctcaattttccagcctccttcctcattctccctctcttctcctctcccaaCTCTCCCTACCCCCATCTCCCTCCTACTCCCTGctcttccctccttctctctccctctgttcccCTCTCCCTGGTCTCTGAGGTGAACCTTTAAGGATTTGGGACAGGATCTCCAAGGTCACAGAGGTCCTTACAGATGACCCCCATATCTCCACAGCTGTCCCAGGCAAACAGGGTCATTGCGGTCCAGGTAAAGCCCCTTCTCATGTCCCGCACCCTCCTGCAGGCACCCCCCAGCGCGCCCCCATCGGATGCCCAGCCCCAGTGGCTTACCTGTCTCCAGGATGTTGGGTGACAGAGGGGCGTAGTCGCAGATCAGGTAGTTAGTCGAGTCTGCTGAatggggaaggcagggagacagtGAGATGCAGGATTAAAGCACGTCTCCACCGCTGGTGTCTGCAGAGGCCAGGGTCCCCCCAGCACCATCAGTCAGGGAGACCATGGCTAGAAAGACACTACTCACACCCGCAAAGAGCCCAGGGGTACGGTGTTGCCCACGGGCGGGGCCTGATTACCCCAATAAGCCCCAGAGCCTGGTTGAGGCCTGAAGTCGGCGAACCCATTTCGGTGGGGCCCTCCCCGCGGTCAATAACTGCGCTGAGCCAGTGGGGCCTACCTTCTGGGGTGGGGTTCAGGCTCCAGCCCAGTGAACCACTGTCCCTGCAGCCATCCTCCTGTGCGGACATCTCCGACCCGGAGCTGGGATCACAGCCGCTGTCTGTCTCCTCCAGCTGGGGGGAGAGGGACACAGGGTCAGTCATTCCCGTGGATGTGAGGTCGGCCACTCCTCTGCGACGGGAGAATGAGCCCGCCAGGATCGCAGGAGCGCCAAGCACATTCCCTCCGGTACCGCGGAATCTCCGCCCACCTCCCACTGGATCCAGGGATACCCCACCCACCGCCCGCCAGGGTCCCAGATCGGCAGCCTCTCCCCCCTCCCGCAGGGTTGGAGATCGGGTAGCCCCTCCCACCCCTCCCGCGGGGTCCGAGATCCCACCCTTCCCGCGGGGTCGATGTTCGGCAGCCTCTCCCACTGCCCGCCAGGTTCAGAGATctacctccccaccccccccgggGGGGTCAGAGATCGACagcctcttccccccacccccacagggtCGGAGGTCAGGCAGCCCTTCTCCCCCCGGGGTCAGAGATCGGCAGCCTCTCCCCCCTCCCGCCGGGGTTGATCAAACAGCCTCTCCCTCCATTGGGAGTGTCCCACACCTCCCTGTCCTTGTCTCCCACCACCCCCTCACCTTGCACTTGGTCTCGGGCAGGATGGGGCAGCTGGGCACTGAGCCCTCCTCCCTTGGCACCTCCTCCCTTTTCACCTTCACCGAGTCCAGGCTCAGCAGCGGGGCAGCCTTCCCTGATGGAGGGAGATCAGTCAGACCCCGGCCTCCAGTCCAAGAGACAacccttcatccccccccccacaaacccCTCCCCACTGACACCACCTTGTCCTTCATCCTCCCACCCACAAACCCCATCCCACTGACAACACCATGTCCTTCATCCCTCCACCCACAAAACACACCCACCTTGTCCCAGCCACCTCCGACCACCCCAAAATACAGCCCTTCGCCCCACCCACTACCTCTGAAAACCTATCCCCACTCATACCACCTAAAATAAACCCCTTGAAGTAGGCACTCCCCGAAATACCCCTCACTGACACCTCATCCGTCCCACCCCTCTAAATACCCTGCCCTCACTAACAGACCCTCATCACGGTACCACTGACAAGCCAAAAtatcccccccaacacacacacccgcATCCCCCACTGGTAACCACTCACCCCACTGAGTTCTGCTTGAAATGTTCACACCCTCACAGCCCACCCACATCTCTCCGGCGCACTGACCGATAATAATGCCCCCCCACCtcccatccccttcccacacacacacacaccttgtgACACACCCAGCCCAAACCTCCCCACCCTGGCCCCTCCCtgcatgccccccccccccagagtctGGTCCTTACTCTTCTGTGCACCCTCCTCAATGATGCGGTACACTTTGTAAGGTTCGGAGATGTCGAGCTGGGACTTCTCTGGGACCTCCTCGAACTCGCTGCTCTTGTTCAGCGCACACCTCATCCGCGTCTTCCAGGTGGCAGGGTCCACCTTATCACCCTCCTTGTATTTGCCCTTGAACTTGGCCCACGCCTGCACCCGGACGTTggtgggacagggagagagagagggagaggcagaCATCCCGTTAGCCACCACACACCGTCCTCGACTACACTGGGACCGCGGGGTCCAGaacagagtgaggctccctccacaccgt is a window of Mobula birostris isolate sMobBir1 chromosome 10, sMobBir1.hap1, whole genome shotgun sequence DNA encoding:
- the LOC140203986 gene encoding interferon regulatory factor 8-like isoform X2 — encoded protein: MVGRPRSTRKLKQWMMEQVDNGLCPGLVWEDRKLGMFRIPWKHAGKQDYRHDEDAAIFKAWAKFKGKYKEGDKVDPATWKTRMRCALNKSSEFEEVPEKSQLDISEPYKVYRIIEEGAQKRKAAPLLSLDSVKVKREEVPREEGSVPSCPILPETKCKLEETDSGCDPSSGSEMSAQEDGCRDSGSLGWSLNPTPEDSTNYLICDYAPLSPNILETEPNAMFVSFRYGSVEVSSAVTRHGCKISSSALPPLPAGEASFGSQALEKLRFPPASCIGDPVKRMATAELLTFLERGVMLDSNAHGIFAQRLCQGRVFWTGPGVSRTDRPRKLERSKVERLFDRRAFEDELEQYRQGKGVLPQHQVTLCFGEEFSERESIENKLITVQVHQIAAKQLLDQELEIQNTSFLLLEPLTEASFGQALQQDLTVSLT
- the LOC140203986 gene encoding interferon regulatory factor 8-like isoform X1, whose protein sequence is MVGRPRSTRKLKQWMMEQVDNGLCPGLVWEDRKLGMFRIPWKHAGKQDYRHDEDAAIFKAWAKFKGKYKEGDKVDPATWKTRMRCALNKSSEFEEVPEKSQLDISEPYKVYRIIEEGAQKRKAAPLLSLDSVKVKREEVPREEGSVPSCPILPETKCKLEETDSGCDPSSGSEMSAQEDGCRDSGSLGWSLNPTPEADSTNYLICDYAPLSPNILETEPNAMFVSFRYGSVEVSSAVTRHGCKISSSALPPLPAGEASFGSQALEKLRFPPASCIGDPVKRMATAELLTFLERGVMLDSNAHGIFAQRLCQGRVFWTGPGVSRTDRPRKLERSKVERLFDRRAFEDELEQYRQGKGVLPQHQVTLCFGEEFSERESIENKLITVQVHQIAAKQLLDQELEIQNTSFLLLEPLTEASFGQALQQDLTVSLT